From the Malus domestica chromosome 17, GDT2T_hap1 genome, one window contains:
- the LOC139193470 gene encoding non-specific lipid-transfer protein 2-like — MKLSSGSLVFCLMVAVAVALCDEVRTTEAVTCSPLELSPCLEAIRSGTPPSATCCEKLKEQQPCLCEYIKNPALKPYINNPNAKKVASACGVPFPQC; from the coding sequence ATGAAGCTGTCATCAGGTAGTTTGGTGTTCTGTTTGatggtggcggtggcggtggcgtTATGCGATGAGGTAAGGACGACAGAGGCAGTGACATGCAGTCCGTTGGAGTTGAGCCCATGCCTGGAGGCCATAAGGTCAGGGACACCACCTTCAGCCACATGCTGCGAGAAGCTGAAGGAGCAGCAACCTTGCCTCTGTGAATACATCAAGAACCCAGCCCTCAAGCCATACATCAACAACCCCAATGCCAAAAAAGTTGCTTCTGCCTGCGGCGTTCCCTTCCCTCAATGCTAG
- the LOC103432281 gene encoding putative glutamine amidotransferase GAT1_2.1: MDSDLSVILPRVLIVSRRTLRKNKFVDFVGEYHLDLIVGYGAVPVIVPRVNGVHMLLDSFEPIHGVLLCEGEDIDPSLYESEVDVSGLSPEDLEEIRKLHASDTAIDKEKDSIELRLAKLCLERNIPYLGICRGSQVLNVACGGTLYQDIERELSKKHSKFDDRKNGVYVQHINYEDYDGHRHVVNVVEKTPLHHWFKESMEAGEGKMQIRVNSYHHQGVKKLAQRFVPMAFAPDGLIEGFYDPDAYNPKEGKFIMGLQFHPERMRGPDSDEFDYPGCPSAYQEFVKAAIAYKNKLNSSASVLPQSLKLDGEMEKKREKILRSFSIARNIYTGGLGGGLHPIKESELEAGAEFLESNTALSLQQENRLKQMGATVRNAGSYKQRLKLNEERERLARNVMGKMSMEQLSDLLAFYHMMGKICSEVVERKLNAIVNDIGS, translated from the exons ATGGATTCTGATCTCTCCGTTATCCTCCCTCGCGTCCTCATCGTCTCTCGACGTACCCTTCGCAAGAACAAGTTCGTAGATTTTGTGG GTGAATACCATCTTGATCTTATAGTAGGTTATGGAGCAGTACCAGTAATCGTGCCCCGAGTGAATGGGGTGCACATGTTATTGGATAGCTTCGAGCCCATCCATGGAGTCCTCCTCTGCGAAGGAGAAGACATCGACCCGTCTCTCTATGAATCAGAGGTTGACGTCTCAGGTCTTTCACCcgaagatttggaagaaatcAGGAAGCTCCATGCAAGCGACACAGCCATCGACAAAGAAAAAGACTCGATCGAACTGAGGCTGGCGAAGCTCTGCCTCGAACGGAACATACCCTACTTGGGAATATGCAGAGGCTCACAGGTCTTGAATGTGGCATGTGGAGGAACCCTTTACCAAGACATCGAGAGAGAGCTCTCGAAAAAGCACAGCAAATTCGATGATCGAAAAAATGGTGTGTATGTGCAGCATATAAATTATGAAGACTATGATGGGCATAGGCATGTGGTGAATGTGGTGGAGAAGACTCCTTTGCACCATTGGTTTAAGGAGTCTATGGAAGCAGGAGAAGGGAAGATGCAGATTAGGGTTAACAGCTATCACCATCAAGGTGTTAAGAAATTGGCACAGAGATTTGTGCCAATGGCATTTGCACCAGATGGTTTGATTGAAGGGTTTTACGATCCAGACGCTTATAATCCTAAGGAAGGTAAGTTTATCATGGGATTACAGTTTCATCCAGAGAGAATGAGGGGACCAGATTCTGATGAGTTTGATTACCCTGGTTGCCCATCTGCTTATCAG GAATTTGTGAAGGCAGCAATTGCTTACAAGAATAAGCTTAATAGCTCAGCTTCAGTACTACCACAATCTTTGAAGCTGGATGGGGAaatggagaaaaagagagagaaaattcTTAGAAGCTTCTCAATTGCAAGAAACATATACACAGGAGGCCTAGGAGGTGGTCTCCATCCAATCAAAGAATCTGAACTTGAAGCTGGAGCAGAATTCCTTGAG TCGAACACAGCACTGAGCTTACAGCAGGAGAATAGACTGAAGCAAATGGGGGCAACAGTGAGAAATGCAGGTTCCTACAAACAGAGATTGAAGTTgaatgaggagagagaaagactgGCAAGGAATGTGATGGGGAAAATGTCAATGGAGCAATTGTCTGATCTGTTGGCCTTCTACCATATGATGGGGAAAATCTGTTCTGAAGTGgtggaaagaaagctgaatgcGATTGTCAATGATATTGGTTCTTGA